From a region of the Mucilaginibacter auburnensis genome:
- a CDS encoding pyridoxamine 5'-phosphate oxidase family protein, whose translation MGKFYNQIEEKHAEFMAKQKMFFVSSAPLAANGHINLSPKGLDCFRVLSANQVAYMDIVGSGNETSAHLLENGRVTFMFCAFDGPPLILRLYGTGRTVLPGDADWSELSQHFDLLPFTRQIIVADITMVQTSCGFSVPLYKHTGERDHAYKWAENKGPEGLEKYKREKNRISLDGLPTAMAYKSVRR comes from the coding sequence ATGGGAAAGTTTTACAATCAAATTGAAGAAAAGCACGCGGAGTTCATGGCCAAACAAAAAATGTTTTTTGTGAGTTCAGCACCATTAGCGGCCAATGGGCATATCAATTTATCGCCAAAAGGCTTGGATTGCTTCCGGGTGTTGAGCGCTAACCAGGTTGCCTATATGGATATTGTGGGAAGTGGCAATGAGACATCGGCGCACCTGTTAGAAAATGGACGCGTAACGTTTATGTTTTGTGCCTTTGACGGCCCGCCGCTTATACTGAGGTTGTATGGCACCGGCAGAACAGTGTTACCAGGCGATGCCGACTGGTCTGAACTTTCTCAGCATTTTGATCTGCTGCCCTTTACCCGACAAATTATTGTGGCAGATATTACTATGGTGCAAACGTCATGCGGCTTTAGTGTGCCGCTTTATAAGCATACCGGAGAACGTGACCATGCCTACAAATGGGCCGAAAATAAAGGACCCGAAGGTTTAGAGAAGTACAAGCGAGAAAAAAACAGGATCAGTTTAGACGGATTGCCAACGGCAATGGCCTATAAGTCGGTCAGGAGGTAA
- the rsmA gene encoding 16S rRNA (adenine(1518)-N(6)/adenine(1519)-N(6))-dimethyltransferase RsmA, which yields MSLVRAKKHLGQHFLTDKNIATKIVDALRPEGRYTQVLEVGPGMGILSDILLQREGYEVHLIDIDTESYEFLKKKYPELGNRLINADFLEMDFAAAFSGPMAVIGNFPYNISSQILFKILDNRHQVIEIVGMFQKEVAERCAAKPGSKEYGILSVFLQAYYKVEYLFTVKAGVFNPPPKVLSAVIRLTRNEKETLDCDEKLFWQIVKAGFNQRRKTLRNAISALINKEKMGEDATLELRAERLSVDDFVALTKRVAASR from the coding sequence ATGTCATTAGTTAGGGCGAAGAAGCATTTAGGTCAGCATTTTTTAACAGATAAAAACATTGCCACTAAAATTGTGGATGCGCTGCGCCCCGAAGGTAGGTATACCCAGGTGCTGGAGGTTGGCCCGGGCATGGGCATCCTGTCAGACATATTACTGCAGCGCGAAGGCTATGAGGTGCATTTGATAGACATTGATACAGAATCATACGAGTTTCTTAAAAAAAAGTACCCTGAGCTGGGCAACAGGCTCATCAACGCTGATTTTTTAGAAATGGATTTTGCCGCAGCCTTTAGCGGCCCGATGGCCGTGATCGGCAACTTTCCTTACAACATATCATCGCAAATACTTTTTAAGATATTGGATAACCGCCATCAGGTTATTGAAATAGTTGGTATGTTTCAAAAAGAAGTCGCTGAGCGCTGCGCTGCCAAACCCGGCAGTAAAGAATACGGTATTTTAAGTGTGTTTTTGCAAGCTTATTATAAGGTTGAATACCTGTTTACGGTGAAAGCGGGTGTGTTTAATCCGCCACCTAAGGTGCTCTCGGCTGTTATACGTTTAACACGAAATGAAAAAGAGACGCTGGATTGTGATGAGAAACTGTTTTGGCAAATAGTTAAAGCGGGCTTTAATCAACGTAGAAAAACATTACGCAACGCTATATCGGCATTGATCAACAAAGAGAAAATGGGCGAAGATGCTACTTTGGAGTTACGCGCGGAACGGTTAAGCGTGGATGACTTTGTGGCGCTTACAAAACGTGTAGCTGCTTCAAGGTAA
- a CDS encoding Fur family transcriptional regulator yields MAHTHNSEQHFEHLLKKHNLKRTEPRLRVLSMLSQKNVATSQPDLESVIGNVDRVTLYRILSAFEEKGIIHKVFDLNGTANYALCSSDCDEHDHRDEHLHFNCTNCNNVYCLDDHDFPQITLPPGFKLESFNFTATGLCPKCS; encoded by the coding sequence ATGGCACATACACACAACAGCGAACAGCATTTTGAGCATTTGCTTAAAAAACATAACCTTAAACGTACCGAACCACGCTTAAGGGTGTTATCTATGCTTTCACAAAAAAATGTTGCTACCTCTCAGCCCGACCTTGAAAGTGTGATAGGCAATGTTGACCGTGTAACCCTGTACCGTATTTTAAGCGCATTTGAAGAGAAAGGCATCATCCATAAAGTATTTGACCTTAACGGAACAGCTAATTATGCCCTGTGCTCGTCTGACTGTGATGAGCATGACCACCGGGATGAGCACCTGCACTTTAATTGTACCAACTGCAATAATGTTTACTGTTTAGATGATCATGATTTCCCTCAGATCACCCTTCCGCCGGGCTTTAAACTGGAGAGCTTTAATTTTACCGCAACAGGCCTTTGCCCTAAATGCAGCTAA
- a CDS encoding endo-1,4-beta-xylanase produces the protein MSNLYRSLSAVKKRHAKNAVVALALGSAIVAVQWVDPKPAVKKDGAISAFLAEKGLKDYYKDYFSIGVAVNVRNTSGGDETELIKKEFNSITPENDMKMVSVHPSEHVWNWENADKIVDFAVKNGIKIRGHNLLWHTQVGAWMFKDSLTGQNVSKEVLLSRLKTHITTVVNRYKGKIYAWDVVNEAIDDKEDVFMRNSLWYQIAGDDFIPAAFTYAHEADPKVELYYNDYNESNPTKRDKIYKLVKSLLDKKIPITGIGLQCHWKVETPSTDDIRAAFAKYASLGVKLQVTELDVTVRRPTKPGETPDTIAAYTPEMSARQTARYKEIFEIFRENKKYLNNVTFWNVADRGSWLDGRNSLAGGAAATQAAPGQGPRPQGAPPAGGPPAGAPQAGARPAGGPPAGGPPRGFGGPRLKAYPLLFGVNLERKPAYFAVVDFKK, from the coding sequence ATGTCTAATCTGTATCGTTCATTAAGCGCTGTCAAAAAACGACATGCAAAAAACGCTGTTGTAGCGTTAGCGCTGGGCTCGGCCATTGTTGCTGTACAATGGGTTGACCCTAAGCCAGCTGTAAAAAAGGATGGCGCTATCAGCGCTTTTTTGGCTGAAAAAGGCCTGAAAGATTATTACAAAGATTATTTCTCAATTGGCGTTGCTGTTAATGTGCGCAACACATCCGGTGGCGACGAGACCGAGCTGATCAAAAAAGAGTTTAACAGCATTACGCCTGAAAATGACATGAAAATGGTGTCGGTTCACCCATCTGAACATGTTTGGAACTGGGAAAACGCCGACAAAATTGTTGACTTCGCTGTTAAGAACGGCATCAAAATACGTGGGCACAACCTACTATGGCACACTCAAGTTGGCGCATGGATGTTCAAAGACAGCCTAACCGGCCAGAATGTAAGCAAAGAAGTACTTTTAAGCCGCTTAAAAACACATATTACAACTGTTGTAAATCGTTATAAAGGCAAAATTTACGCATGGGATGTGGTAAATGAGGCTATTGATGATAAAGAGGATGTGTTTATGCGCAACTCGCTTTGGTATCAAATTGCTGGCGATGACTTTATTCCTGCTGCATTTACCTACGCACATGAGGCCGACCCGAAAGTGGAGTTATACTATAATGACTACAACGAAAGTAACCCAACTAAACGCGACAAAATTTATAAGCTGGTTAAAAGCCTGTTAGATAAAAAAATTCCAATTACCGGTATTGGCTTACAGTGCCACTGGAAGGTTGAAACACCATCAACAGACGATATCAGAGCAGCATTTGCAAAATATGCTTCGTTAGGTGTCAAATTACAAGTAACTGAGCTTGACGTAACCGTGCGCAGGCCAACTAAACCTGGTGAAACGCCTGATACCATTGCTGCTTACACTCCTGAAATGTCAGCACGTCAAACAGCGCGTTATAAAGAGATCTTCGAGATCTTCCGCGAGAACAAGAAATACTTGAACAACGTAACTTTCTGGAACGTGGCAGATCGCGGCAGCTGGTTAGATGGCCGTAACAGCTTAGCAGGTGGCGCAGCAGCAACACAAGCGGCTCCTGGTCAAGGCCCACGTCCGCAAGGTGCTCCACCGGCAGGTGGCCCTCCGGCAGGTGCACCACAGGCAGGCGCTCGTCCGGCTGGCGGTCCTCCGGCAGGTGGCCCACCAAGAGGTTTTGGCGGTCCGCGTTTAAAAGCTTACCCGTTGTTATTTGGTGTTAACTTAGAGCGTAAACCGGCTTACTTCGCAGTGGTTGATTTCAAGAAATAA
- a CDS encoding MerC domain-containing protein, whose protein sequence is MTAKKRSSRLDRIGITASTLCALHCAVVPLMLTFLPLAGLGFLTHPLFEWGMILLALLLGVSSIFLSYFRTHKRPAPLLLLLGGFVVIIAGHTLLHGWIEAIVVPVGGLTIALAHFLNYKYVDSCSTETHFFHLKHRRHAGHLHD, encoded by the coding sequence GTGACGGCAAAAAAACGCAGTTCCCGACTTGACCGGATAGGTATAACCGCATCAACGCTATGCGCGCTTCATTGCGCGGTAGTACCGCTGATGCTTACCTTTTTGCCATTGGCCGGGTTAGGCTTTTTAACGCATCCGCTTTTTGAATGGGGAATGATATTGCTGGCTTTATTGTTAGGCGTATCATCCATTTTCTTGTCCTACTTTCGTACACATAAACGCCCTGCGCCATTACTGTTGTTGTTGGGAGGGTTTGTTGTAATAATTGCGGGGCATACATTATTACACGGGTGGATAGAAGCTATTGTGGTTCCGGTGGGTGGTTTAACCATAGCACTGGCGCACTTTTTAAACTATAAATATGTGGATAGCTGCAGTACCGAAACTCATTTTTTTCACCTGAAACACCGCAGGCATGCAGGGCACCTGCATGATTAA
- a CDS encoding M23 family metallopeptidase has protein sequence MKLKSRDVSTVIIINKSDAATKTLQVKTKHISRLKYYALGLFSIISLLILTIFIQQKQSAQHELERQQLLSQISNLKGQIPETVKKTEEDHEAQSYVQAIEGKLKKINDYLRKRGLKSFTAPAMGGNGNADTALSDKEVYMAYDSYLNSVVNAVAFTPMGYPRISAFTSRFGYRSDPFSSGRAEYHPGIDFKGNYGDGVKCTANGRVVAAGWAGGYGNCVRVKHNNGYETLYGHLSRITVKVGQKVSVGDKVGQVGSTGRSTGAHLHYEVRLNGKPVNPTRFLTLNN, from the coding sequence ATGAAGTTAAAGTCCCGAGACGTTAGCACTGTCATCATTATAAATAAAAGTGACGCAGCAACCAAAACGCTGCAGGTAAAAACAAAGCATATAAGCAGGTTAAAGTATTACGCACTGGGTTTGTTCAGCATAATATCCCTGCTTATACTCACCATTTTTATACAGCAAAAACAAAGCGCACAGCATGAACTGGAACGCCAGCAACTGCTATCACAGATAAGCAATTTGAAAGGTCAGATACCCGAAACGGTCAAAAAAACTGAAGAAGACCACGAAGCACAAAGCTACGTTCAGGCTATTGAAGGAAAGCTGAAAAAGATCAACGATTATTTAAGAAAACGCGGTTTGAAAAGCTTTACTGCGCCTGCCATGGGTGGCAACGGGAATGCCGACACTGCTTTATCTGACAAGGAAGTTTATATGGCTTATGATAGCTATTTGAATAGCGTTGTAAATGCAGTGGCCTTCACACCTATGGGCTACCCGCGTATCAGCGCTTTTACATCAAGGTTTGGCTACAGGAGTGATCCTTTTAGCAGCGGCCGTGCAGAATACCACCCCGGTATTGACTTTAAAGGCAATTATGGCGACGGCGTAAAATGCACCGCCAATGGCCGTGTTGTTGCAGCAGGATGGGCAGGCGGTTATGGCAACTGCGTACGTGTTAAGCATAATAATGGTTACGAAACGCTGTATGGTCACCTGTCGCGCATTACGGTGAAGGTTGGACAAAAGGTTAGCGTTGGCGATAAAGTTGGTCAGGTTGGCTCAACCGGCCGGTCAACGGGGGCACATTTACATTACGAGGTTAGACTAAATGGAAAACCGGTGAACCCAACCAGGTTTTTAACGCTGAATAACTAA
- a CDS encoding MFS transporter has translation MATITTTNTDSKQAVQQTVFSILFTISAAHFINDVLQSVIPSVYPMFKAKYNLTFAQIGLITLTNQLTASLLQPIVGNYTDRKPRPYSLAIGMCFTLVGLLSLSMVSGFIHILMSVALVGIGSSIFHPEASRVAHLASGGKKGLAQSIFQLGGNAGSAIGPLAAAIIVIPRGQSNIIWFCLLAIAGIIILARIAKWYQARIADRVKKKYESSGDINPALSKQRVIWSLIILLVLVFSKYFYMASMTSYYTFFLIDKFHLTIQQSQIYLFTFLGSVAAGTLFGGPLGDRFGRKYIIWISILGVAPFTLMLPYASLFWTGVLSAIIGFILASAFSAILVYATELVPGKVGMIAGLFFGLAFGMGGLGSALLGKLADATSINYVFRVCAFLPLIGILTSLLPNIEGKKA, from the coding sequence ATGGCTACCATTACCACCACCAATACCGATAGCAAACAAGCTGTACAGCAAACGGTATTTTCTATTTTGTTTACCATCAGCGCAGCACACTTTATAAATGACGTGCTGCAATCAGTTATCCCATCTGTATACCCTATGTTCAAGGCTAAATACAATTTAACCTTCGCGCAGATCGGGCTAATTACCCTAACCAACCAACTCACCGCCTCGTTATTGCAACCTATAGTAGGAAATTATACCGACAGAAAGCCACGTCCGTATTCATTGGCTATCGGCATGTGCTTTACATTAGTGGGTCTCTTGTCACTATCAATGGTATCAGGGTTTATCCATATCCTCATGTCGGTTGCATTGGTAGGTATAGGTTCATCTATCTTCCATCCGGAGGCCTCAAGAGTGGCTCACCTGGCATCGGGCGGTAAAAAGGGTTTGGCGCAGTCTATATTTCAATTAGGCGGAAATGCAGGAAGTGCCATCGGTCCGCTGGCTGCGGCTATTATTGTTATACCCAGAGGACAATCTAACATCATATGGTTCTGCTTGCTGGCTATTGCGGGCATCATCATATTAGCTCGTATTGCCAAATGGTATCAAGCGCGTATTGCCGACAGGGTAAAGAAAAAATATGAGTCGTCGGGCGATATTAATCCGGCCTTGTCTAAACAAAGGGTAATATGGTCATTGATCATTTTGCTGGTGTTGGTATTCTCCAAATACTTTTACATGGCCAGCATGACCAGCTATTATACCTTCTTTTTGATAGATAAGTTCCACTTAACCATACAGCAATCACAGATCTATCTGTTTACGTTTCTTGGCTCAGTAGCAGCAGGCACCTTATTTGGCGGCCCATTGGGCGATCGCTTTGGCCGTAAATACATCATCTGGATATCTATATTAGGAGTAGCGCCATTTACATTAATGTTGCCTTATGCATCGCTGTTTTGGACAGGCGTATTATCAGCCATAATTGGCTTTATTCTGGCATCTGCATTCTCGGCCATTTTGGTTTATGCTACCGAGTTGGTACCGGGTAAAGTAGGTATGATAGCAGGATTGTTCTTCGGCCTGGCGTTTGGTATGGGCGGTTTAGGTTCGGCGCTTTTAGGTAAACTGGCTGACGCTACCAGTATTAACTACGTGTTCAGGGTTTGTGCATTTTTACCGCTGATAGGCATACTAACAAGCTTGCTGCCGAATATTGAGGGGAAGAAGGCGTAA
- a CDS encoding voltage-gated chloride channel family protein, with amino-acid sequence MSTFSKLLPSVKLISFKYLLRNAAYVIPMAIAIGSMVALFLWLLHWAISFRFTHPYLLYALPVAGVAIWYVYKAWGANAERGNNLIMDEIHTPGGGVPKRMAPLVLAATVITHLFGGSAGREGTAVQIGGSIAQFFSKLFKLNAIDTRIMLTAGIAAGFGAVFGTPLAGAIFALEVLTIGRIQYDALLACLVAAIVGDMTVSAWGIHHTAYHIDIIPKAVGYFTFDSILLLKVIIASVAFGLASRLFATAVHSVKATMTKLIKIEWLIPVIGGIIIIALTFINGKPDYLSLGVDAEYPGAITIPSAFANGGADTWSWLWKTIYTAVTLGTGFKGGEVTPLFYIGATLGNTLSLLMDAPVSLFAALGFIAVFAGATNTPLACTLMGVELFGGEYVLFFAVACFTAYYCSGSSGIYSAQRIAVPKTAVKS; translated from the coding sequence ATGAGCACCTTTTCGAAACTTTTACCTTCCGTTAAACTGATATCTTTTAAATACCTTTTACGCAACGCTGCGTATGTTATACCTATGGCTATTGCTATAGGCAGCATGGTAGCCTTGTTTTTGTGGCTGTTGCACTGGGCCATCAGTTTCAGGTTTACACACCCTTACTTATTGTATGCGCTGCCTGTTGCAGGTGTGGCCATTTGGTACGTTTATAAAGCCTGGGGCGCCAATGCAGAACGTGGTAATAACCTGATCATGGACGAGATCCATACGCCGGGCGGTGGTGTGCCTAAACGCATGGCTCCACTGGTATTAGCTGCTACTGTAATAACCCATCTCTTTGGTGGTTCGGCAGGGCGCGAGGGTACGGCAGTGCAAATTGGCGGAAGCATAGCACAGTTTTTCAGCAAGCTTTTTAAGTTAAATGCTATAGACACCCGCATTATGCTCACTGCCGGAATAGCCGCCGGCTTTGGCGCAGTATTCGGTACGCCATTGGCCGGTGCTATATTTGCCCTGGAAGTATTAACCATTGGCCGTATACAATACGATGCATTATTAGCCTGCCTTGTAGCGGCCATAGTTGGCGACATGACTGTAAGCGCATGGGGTATCCATCACACGGCTTACCATATCGACATCATTCCAAAGGCGGTAGGCTACTTTACTTTCGATTCAATACTGCTGTTAAAGGTGATCATAGCATCGGTAGCATTCGGTTTAGCGTCGCGTCTTTTTGCAACAGCGGTTCATTCGGTAAAAGCAACCATGACCAAGCTCATTAAAATTGAATGGCTTATTCCTGTTATTGGTGGCATTATTATTATTGCCCTTACGTTTATAAATGGCAAGCCAGATTATTTAAGCTTAGGCGTTGATGCGGAATATCCGGGTGCAATTACCATCCCATCTGCCTTTGCTAATGGCGGCGCTGATACCTGGAGCTGGTTATGGAAAACCATTTATACCGCCGTTACATTGGGTACAGGTTTTAAAGGGGGCGAGGTTACCCCCCTGTTCTACATAGGCGCTACTTTAGGTAATACACTTTCTTTATTAATGGATGCCCCTGTAAGCTTGTTTGCCGCTTTAGGTTTTATAGCCGTTTTTGCAGGCGCTACCAACACGCCGTTAGCCTGTACTTTGATGGGCGTTGAATTATTCGGTGGCGAGTATGTGCTGTTTTTTGCTGTAGCTTGCTTTACGGCTTACTATTGTAGTGGCAGTTCAGGCATTTACAGCGCACAACGCATTGCTGTACCCAAAACAGCTGTTAAAAGCTAA
- the ahcY gene encoding adenosylhomocysteinase, translating to MSSVETAYTKYKVKDFSLAEWGRKEIELAEAEMPGLMALRKEFGASKPLKGARIAGCLHMTIQTAVLIETLVELGAEVTWSSCNIFSTQDHAAAAIAAAGISVYAWKGMNAEEFDWCIEQTLFFGEDRQPLNMILDDGGDLTNMVLDRYPELVAGIRGISEETTTGVHRLYERVKAGTLPMPAININDSVTKSKFDNKYGCRESLVDAIRRATDVMMAGKVGVVCGYGDVGKGSADSLRNAGVRVIVTEIDPICALQAAMEGYEVKKLSTAIAEADIVVTATGNKNIVREEHFRALKDKAIVCNIGHFDNEIDMAWLNGAYGNTKIEIKPQVDKYTIEGKDVIVLAEGRLVNLGCATGHPSFVMSNSFTNQTLAQLELWTNTDKYENQVYVLPKHLDEKVARLHLAKIGVELDVLDQDQADYIGVPVEGPFKPEYYRY from the coding sequence ATGTCATCAGTAGAGACCGCTTACACCAAATACAAAGTTAAAGACTTTTCGCTTGCAGAATGGGGCCGCAAAGAAATTGAATTAGCCGAAGCAGAAATGCCGGGCTTAATGGCCCTTCGTAAAGAATTTGGTGCATCAAAACCATTAAAAGGAGCGCGCATTGCAGGCTGTCTGCACATGACCATCCAAACCGCAGTATTAATTGAAACGCTTGTTGAACTGGGTGCAGAAGTTACCTGGTCATCATGTAATATATTCTCAACACAAGACCACGCCGCTGCTGCTATTGCTGCTGCCGGTATTTCTGTTTACGCCTGGAAGGGCATGAATGCCGAAGAGTTTGACTGGTGCATTGAGCAAACGCTTTTCTTTGGCGAAGACCGCCAGCCGTTAAACATGATCTTAGATGACGGTGGCGACTTAACCAATATGGTGTTAGACCGTTACCCTGAGCTGGTTGCCGGCATCAGAGGCATCTCTGAAGAAACTACTACCGGTGTACACCGCTTATACGAGCGTGTTAAAGCCGGTACTTTACCAATGCCTGCCATCAACATTAACGACTCGGTTACCAAATCAAAATTTGATAATAAATATGGCTGCCGCGAGTCATTGGTTGACGCTATCCGTCGTGCAACTGATGTGATGATGGCCGGTAAAGTAGGTGTTGTTTGCGGTTATGGCGACGTAGGTAAAGGCAGCGCCGACTCATTACGCAACGCAGGTGTACGTGTTATTGTAACCGAAATTGACCCTATCTGCGCTTTACAGGCAGCTATGGAAGGCTATGAGGTTAAAAAATTAAGCACCGCTATTGCTGAGGCCGATATAGTAGTTACTGCTACAGGCAACAAAAACATCGTTCGTGAGGAGCATTTCCGCGCGCTTAAAGACAAAGCTATTGTTTGTAACATAGGTCACTTTGATAATGAAATTGACATGGCCTGGTTAAACGGTGCTTATGGCAACACCAAAATTGAAATTAAGCCACAGGTTGACAAATATACCATTGAAGGTAAAGACGTAATTGTATTAGCCGAAGGCCGTTTAGTTAACTTAGGTTGTGCAACCGGTCACCCAAGCTTTGTAATGAGTAACTCATTCACCAACCAAACGTTGGCACAATTAGAGCTTTGGACCAATACCGACAAATACGAAAACCAGGTTTATGTGTTGCCTAAACACCTTGATGAAAAAGTTGCACGCCTGCACCTGGCTAAAATTGGTGTTGAGCTTGACGTTTTAGATCAAGATCAGGCAGATTACATTGGCGTACCGGTTGAAGGTCCGTTTAAACCGGAATACTACCGCTATTAA
- a CDS encoding FadR/GntR family transcriptional regulator — MEIFIAKRSLAEQVAGKLQEQISLGKYQVNEKLPIEPELMKMFGVGRSTIREAIKVLANSGLVRVQQGAGTFVADAIAGKEPFEQRLKRANNTDLNEVRELIEMKIAEKAAQNRSDKDVEEISKHLRNRKEAAESGLMRECIEADISFHLAIAQASKNEILADLYRSVANHLKNWFLDFYVDTSAFKRTYHLHEELLNNIIKQDAKAAWNTAAEIVAPKSY, encoded by the coding sequence ATGGAAATATTCATCGCTAAACGTTCATTGGCCGAGCAGGTAGCCGGTAAACTGCAGGAGCAGATATCGCTCGGGAAATACCAGGTGAATGAAAAACTACCCATTGAACCCGAACTCATGAAGATGTTCGGTGTGGGCCGCTCTACCATTAGGGAAGCTATAAAGGTGTTGGCTAATTCGGGTTTGGTGCGCGTACAGCAAGGTGCAGGCACTTTTGTGGCAGATGCCATCGCAGGTAAAGAACCCTTTGAGCAGCGCCTTAAACGCGCTAACAATACTGACCTTAACGAGGTGCGTGAGCTAATTGAAATGAAAATAGCCGAAAAAGCCGCCCAAAACCGGTCTGATAAAGATGTGGAAGAGATAAGCAAACACCTCCGTAACAGAAAAGAAGCTGCCGAAAGCGGTTTAATGAGGGAGTGTATTGAGGCCGATATCAGCTTTCACCTCGCTATTGCGCAGGCATCTAAGAATGAGATACTGGCAGACTTATACCGCTCGGTGGCTAATCATCTTAAAAACTGGTTCCTTGATTTTTATGTTGATACCAGCGCCTTTAAACGCACCTATCACCTGCACGAAGAATTGCTTAACAACATTATAAAACAGGATGCTAAAGCGGCATGGAATACCGCCGCCGAAATTGTTGCACCCAAAAGTTATTGA
- a CDS encoding response regulator, translated as MSTDNKPVSILLVDDDEINNFISIKLIKKAVENTEISACLNGRFAIDELLQIQKRDPNELPDFILLDINMPIMNGWEFLDEYRRLNIDPAGKTKIFIISSSVFSNDINKAKSYPLVQNFISKPLSVDKIKEMFAV; from the coding sequence ATGAGTACCGATAATAAACCTGTAAGCATCTTATTAGTTGATGATGATGAGATAAATAATTTCATCTCTATCAAGCTGATAAAGAAGGCTGTTGAGAACACCGAAATATCGGCCTGTTTAAACGGCAGGTTTGCTATTGATGAGCTGTTGCAAATACAAAAACGAGATCCTAACGAATTGCCCGACTTTATTTTATTGGACATTAACATGCCGATAATGAACGGCTGGGAGTTTTTAGACGAGTACCGCCGACTGAATATTGACCCGGCAGGTAAAACCAAAATATTTATTATCTCATCGTCTGTTTTTAGTAACGACATCAATAAGGCTAAATCATACCCGCTGGTACAAAACTTTATCTCTAAACCTTTGAGCGTTGATAAGATAAAGGAAATGTTTGCAGTGTAA
- a CDS encoding N-acetylmuramoyl-L-alanine amidase family protein has translation MKKPYTRLKTGLLSFILSIAYISLSSFTYQDSSKNSTPTSGFKFKTIVIDAGHGGKDPGAHGASANEKTVALAIAKKLRDAIKAQMPGITVVMTRSDDTFIELNRRSEIANKNEGNLFISIHCNSSPEKPGRRKGVMMLVYGYHRVAEQREAIMENASIYQEKDYKEKYKTYDAADPINRIVLNAYLQKYRKYSILFGDFLNKEFKSDGRQSIGVKEQGVLVLAHSAMPAVLVETGFINNPEEEKYLASDDGQNEIVQGIVRAVKNFKTTITAN, from the coding sequence ATGAAGAAACCGTATACCCGTTTAAAAACCGGCCTGCTGAGCTTTATACTTTCTATAGCGTATATTTCGCTTAGCTCATTTACATATCAGGATAGCAGCAAAAACAGTACTCCTACATCGGGCTTTAAGTTTAAAACCATTGTAATTGATGCCGGTCACGGGGGAAAAGATCCGGGTGCGCATGGCGCAAGTGCTAACGAGAAAACAGTTGCCTTAGCTATTGCCAAAAAACTACGGGATGCCATTAAGGCCCAAATGCCGGGCATAACCGTGGTAATGACACGCTCTGATGATACATTTATTGAGTTGAACCGTCGGTCGGAGATAGCCAATAAGAATGAAGGTAACCTGTTTATATCCATCCACTGTAACTCCTCTCCTGAAAAGCCGGGACGACGCAAAGGCGTAATGATGCTGGTGTACGGCTACCACCGTGTTGCCGAACAGCGGGAGGCCATAATGGAGAATGCTTCTATCTATCAGGAAAAGGATTACAAGGAAAAATATAAAACCTATGATGCTGCTGACCCTATCAACCGCATTGTGCTAAACGCTTACCTGCAAAAGTACCGCAAATATAGCATCCTGTTTGGCGATTTCCTGAACAAGGAATTTAAGAGCGATGGCAGGCAGAGCATTGGTGTAAAAGAGCAGGGCGTACTGGTGCTTGCCCATAGTGCTATGCCCGCGGTATTGGTTGAAACCGGATTTATTAACAACCCTGAAGAGGAAAAATACCTGGCATCAGACGATGGTCAGAATGAAATTGTACAGGGCATTGTACGCGCTGTTAAAAATTTTAAGACAACTATAACAGCCAATTAA
- a CDS encoding bactofilin family protein, with amino-acid sequence MGLLKKNTEAAIYKQTVTTLISEGSVVSGSLTAKAFARIDGHIKGDVEISEGIILGKHGSIDGHVRTKEMVVHGKVNGNITVNSIEIGATGVVTGDITTASLSVETGGVYNGRLVMHT; translated from the coding sequence ATGGGGCTTTTAAAAAAGAACACAGAAGCCGCCATTTACAAGCAAACCGTAACTACCCTGATAAGCGAGGGTTCGGTTGTTAGTGGTAGCTTAACAGCGAAGGCCTTTGCCCGCATAGACGGCCACATAAAAGGCGATGTTGAAATATCCGAAGGGATAATATTAGGTAAACATGGCAGCATTGATGGCCATGTACGTACCAAAGAAATGGTTGTGCATGGTAAGGTTAACGGCAACATTACGGTCAACTCCATTGAAATTGGCGCCACCGGCGTTGTAACCGGCGATATCACTACTGCTTCTTTATCTGTTGAAACGGGTGGTGTTTACAACGGCAGGCTGGTTATGCATACCTAA